A window of Asterias amurensis chromosome 10, ASM3211899v1 genomic DNA:
TACCGGTTTTGGTTCCTCCATCACGAGTAAAAGTCTCTTTCAGTTCAAGGCCGTTTCATTCACTGAACACGGACGAACGAACTCTGTGtggtggtgggttttttttatagccCACGTAACTAGCAAAAACAAGTGTACGTTCATCTATTGTCCGAGTACTCAGCTGTAAAGTGGGAGTTACCGATTTTGTTGACCCGTGTACGGTGCACGTAATGCACCTTTACGCACATATACAACTACATTAGAGCACATAAGTTGCTGCTTTTTCTGTTCTATATTCTGGAGTATAGCATGAAAAGTGCAGCCCTCATATTGTGCATGTCATAGAAGCAGTCCCAACTTCGTAAACTGATACTGATGAGACGCTAAGGCACTGCTTGACACCTGTGTTAACATGATACATGACTACTACTGCTGTAAGTTTGTATCCGTACCATGTATATGCAGTTGTGACTATATCACGTGCACCGTTCGACACTGTCAGACAACTGATCATCATGGCGTGTGATGATATGGACATGCAAATATAATGATCCGAACTCTGTGTTTAGAGCTCCATGGTTATAGAGAGCATAGAGAAAGCTTATAGAGTAAGAACATCAATAAAGCAGAGCCCCTGCGGTAAAAGGAACACGTAACCGAAGTTTTGTGTAAGCATTGGAGCATAGAGCAATAAACCCCTATGTTAGGGGGAGCGAGGTGAGTCTTCACACAAACTACTGTGGTTTAAAATATCGCTTTTGCGAAGTTTTGTTGAACGGCACAAAAAACTGCCATGAAAATTTCAAACCATTACCAAATAATACACACGTCACAAACCGTAACACCATGACACTCCTTTAGAACAACTGGCTTTGTGTACTGTACCGAGACTTGGGAGGAACTCACTTTGTACATAGGGAAATGTCGCCATGCATTTAGTATTGGCATTGCAATGTGTGCTCGTCATCATTGGGTTTCTTGGTGGTGTTAAAGGGCAAACTGTAACAGTGAGAAGATGGCAAGATGCTGGAAATCCTCCACAGGAGTACGTAGAAGTAACTGAAGGTGAAACTTTGACTATGGATTGTGCTGTGTCGAACTACCGGTTACGGGATGTGTATTGGGGGAAAAGCGGCAACATGGGAATTGTTTGGTTAACGCATAACTTGAACCGTGAAACAAGTGATTTACGTGTATCAGTGAAACGATTTAGGGGTACTTATTATAACAGGTATTCTATGCAGATATCTGACATTACACAGGATGATTCCGGAAATTATATTTGCTATGCTACATGGTCCGGTAATGCAGACCGAGCAGGATATGTTTTCGTGTCCGTTAGGAACTTTCCCAAAGAGCAACCAGTTTGTTCTACGAATGAAACTGCAAGCCCAACCCATGATAGTGTCTTCTTGAGGTGTGACACTGCGAAGGGTAACCCCGGAGTCAACGTTACATGGACGGTTAACGGAGCGGGGGATGACGAAATCCCGAGCGGCAATGTTGTTGAGTACTCAGACGGCACGGGGCGAGAGCGCGTGCAGTCGGAGCTCCGGTTGAACTCCACTGATTGGGAGAATCGCCACCAGACGAGGGAGTTTGTCTGTACCGTCACCAGCTCAGAATTCCCCGGTTTAAATCACACTTGCTCTGTCAACGTGACTGTAAGCAGAGACGTAACAACGGAGGCGTGCTTCGATAGGACCGTGCCATCCACAGGAAGCGGTTCCTCAGACTCCGGGTTAACACAAACAACCGAAACGACATCGGAATCTGCACCTGATCCTGAGGGTTCCGGTGCTCCACAAAATCCTAAGGGTTCCGACGATCCGCAAACTCAAGGTTCATCAGCAGTTGATAGCACACTTGCTATAGCCATTATAGTTCCAGCACTTTTCATTGCACTTTGCACTATACTGATTTGTGTTTTGAAACGCAAGAGGCAAAGAAAAAACGAACGGGAAAGGAAGACGAAGGGAACCCCATCCACAATCAACCATAACAAAGCTAGTGCTGGTGAAGTTGTCGTTCCTTACTCGGTGACACAGTTGGAAAATGACACCTACGCTGACATTTCAAGCTCAGCGAACGATCTAGCTACCAAGGCATCTCCAGGAGCAGGTCAGTTCGATCCACACTGCCGGCCGTACTCCGTCACCACGCAGCAGAAGCAGAATGTCGACAGTGGTGTCGACTTTTCCAATTCGTCGTACGAGTCGTATCAACCATCAGGGGATGTCGAACACCGTGTTTCCCCGTATGAAGTCGAGTTGGACCTCAATGGCGATTGTGCCGTTTACTCACAAATACCGGACGAATCTAAAACACAGGACATTAACGGGCAGCAGTTAAGTACTGATTATGAAGCGGTCCAATCACCGATCCCTGAGGAACACCAACAGGACAATGTTTGTCTATTCGGGACGGAAACACGAACGAACTTGTCACGAAGGAGCGGTAGTCAATCACCACAATCTGTTACGCTTGCAAATGAATTCGAAAGAGTCGACGACTTTTTCATAGAAGATGAATCGGATGAAGGGAGTGTGGACAATCCTATATATGAACCTATTACAAATGGACACAGTGGGGCGAATGTAAAGCCTGAGCCCAAGACTGATGACCAACATATATATCAAATGATCTGATCATGTTAGGGTTGGCATTGTTCAGTGATCGCTGATTGAGAAATGCTcattaaaggcagaggacactattggtaattactcaaaataattatgaccataaaaccttacttggtaacgagtaatggggaaaggttgatggtataaaacattgtgaagtagcgtagttttcgagaaagaagtaattttccacctcagagattttgaggtctcgaaatcaagcatctgaaagcacacaacttcgtttgacaaggtttttttttccttcgttattatctctcaacttcgacgaccaattgagctaaaactttcacaggtttgttattttgtgcataatatgttaagacacaccaagtgagaagactgatctttgacaattaccaatagtgttcagtgtctttaggTTTAACTGTCTCACCCAATGCTTGAAGTGTTTAAACCCACAGTTGTATGATATCccaaaactaacctgtgataaattcattgaaaaaggtgatagcagtttttttttagattgtgCCAAATTTCTGCAATAGGTTATGTCCAAGAAGTAAGACAATTTGCTACTGGAACACACActttgagaaacgttactgtcagtaacgcttctcagattcaaattaagGTACAAAAAGGTGATATTTttagctgctgtacttcttaccagtATTTCGTTGTTGACTTTAATTTCAGGGTCATATTACTAAaggtatacagaccctttaggGGTCAATTAGAATgatgtgttgattttgttttattttttacccacCTTCACTCCCATATGTTCAGTTTGAAAAGTGTACAAACTATAGACAACAAACGTACCCATCACGACGAGAACAAACTAATGCCACGAAATGAAGAAGATATTTATAAATCAATGCTCTTTAACACAGTGTAGGACTTGCCAATCTTGTGCTGGCTTTaagctagacttgtggacatgTCGTTAAATGTTAAATGTTGCGAATCGACCATCTCCCAACTATCCCACGAGAGGGCTGCTCAGCGCGAGACTACAAATTACTGCTCACATGACTTGTTCGCAAGTCTAACTTCCGGGATGTAACCTTGGTATAGTTGAAACGGAAGAGGAAATTGCcagatattaaaaaacaaagttcTCAGTTTGTTTATGGTAtatacaaaaaaaggaaaaacatctcaaaataaCAGCAACACAAAATAGCTTTGTTGATATGTAATTGTGTACCACCTTTTTGGATAAGACTTtgacaaaatgtgtacaaaggTGCTCTGCCCTTCGTATAGAATGCTCGCGTATTATCGCTGTTgagaaggcactggacactcttggtaattactcaaaataattgttctcataaaaacttacttggtaatgagcacaATGGAGAGCCgatgacagtataaaacattgtgggaaacgactccctctgaaaaagctagtttttgagaaagctagtttttgagaaagaagtattctcactaaaataataatttgaattgaatttgagacctcagcagcagctgaggtctcgaattcaagcacaGCTGAAAGCATAcgacttgtgcgacaagggtgttttttcttccattattctctcgcaactttgacaaccagtCGAGtttagattttcacaggtttgttatatcaTGCAAGTGTTGAGATGCACCTAGTGAgtaaactggtctttgataattaccaaatgtgttcagtgctTTGAGGTTATGTTTTGTGCTTTTTAGTTTTTAGGTTTTAAACCACGAGTTACACTTATAgcctgtattatttttttagattCGTGATCATTGGTGGTTTTTAAACCATAACACGAAAAACAAGAACAGTCTTTATCTGAAAACAATGGTTATGACGTCGTGTGTTTGCtttaattttccatgaaaatgCACTATTTATTCCCAAATCATAGCTTATGAACCATGATATTTAACGCGTCGTAAAACATGTTATAAAGATAAGGCAATAATGAACCATGAACAAACGTGAAGTTTACACTTGCATTTGTGTCCACTTTTAGAAGTAGGACAAATTAGTGCACCGCTAAACGGTCTGGTGAAtccacagagggcgctattgcatCGGTCGGCACCCCGACCCTAACACTCCTTGGATTCGCCCTGTCTAAATTCAACTGATTTTTTTGTATGAGCTTTCAACCGACAACAGCTAGGTCTGCCTTATTTGTACTCGTACGAAAACCATGCGCAAGCGTCAtcttaagaaaaaaagaaaggaaaaaatcaATAATTGAGGGTTCCCCTTGACGGAAAgattacatttacatttaaataaacagataaacaaacaaacaaacaaacaaacaaacaaaaataccttTGGGCATATCCATCAAGGACTAATTGGAATGTTATTCgctgaacattattttagtttaaatAATAAAGAGAGGAAACTGGAAGCCAACAAAATAAACGACGTTTTCATAGTTTTGTGAATacttaagtttttttaattactttaCCAAACTTGGATATGCCATATAAAAAGCCACCGAAAGAAGGAATAGgaaaaagtatttttaaattgttaactTTTTCAAATACATAATcatattgataaaaataatatcaCTGTTACGTTAATACGTTAATAAAGCACCACCATATTGTAAAAGCAAAAGTCTGAAGATCTTCATTGTGTTACAAATATCTTCACGTAGTACCAGTTCCATTATAACTGGTAAGCTGTAAGAACTGT
This region includes:
- the LOC139942534 gene encoding uncharacterized protein, yielding MHLVLALQCVLVIIGFLGGVKGQTVTVRRWQDAGNPPQEYVEVTEGETLTMDCAVSNYRLRDVYWGKSGNMGIVWLTHNLNRETSDLRVSVKRFRGTYYNRYSMQISDITQDDSGNYICYATWSGNADRAGYVFVSVRNFPKEQPVCSTNETASPTHDSVFLRCDTAKGNPGVNVTWTVNGAGDDEIPSGNVVEYSDGTGRERVQSELRLNSTDWENRHQTREFVCTVTSSEFPGLNHTCSVNVTVSRDVTTEACFDRTVPSTGSGSSDSGLTQTTETTSESAPDPEGSGAPQNPKGSDDPQTQGSSAVDSTLAIAIIVPALFIALCTILICVLKRKRQRKNERERKTKGTPSTINHNKASAGEVVVPYSVTQLENDTYADISSSANDLATKASPGAGQFDPHCRPYSVTTQQKQNVDSGVDFSNSSYESYQPSGDVEHRVSPYEVELDLNGDCAVYSQIPDESKTQDINGQQLSTDYEAVQSPIPEEHQQDNVCLFGTETRTNLSRRSGSQSPQSVTLANEFERVDDFFIEDESDEGSVDNPIYEPITNGHSGANVKPEPKTDDQHIYQMI